In Triticum urartu cultivar G1812 chromosome 6, Tu2.1, whole genome shotgun sequence, the following proteins share a genomic window:
- the LOC125514674 gene encoding factor of DNA methylation 2-like → MHPPPSYSQSLPVAESGSKNPKPRATADEDDPDLPPREAPPGIPGLLHEWNRAGAAERLPEIRANLLLLPPPAAPSPAPSAAGLRALGLLSFVHLDLSSPPSPGAPRRDLVAALIANYLSIREWSHARGVGFEVSPDTFADALALPAPRSTAPVDRDPPAGVDPAAVASAATEFMKAYILTPLAATNGGRLPIYVESAAQRVKDGMAHTVDWTFLLWRLVVEEMFELRKGMRSDWACYYGAYLQRLIWVKRPDLFLPPPVAPPEQAALAAGNNHWPKADDNQKLCSELESKMQECEAKSQRFEAEVEAKSRQLDALAAQYHHEMRNLEQDKKRQLDALAARHHYDMRNLEQDKKMLQDEVHTVKLLNQALVCKETESRDEVQRVLKELTHVSKQLAELKDETHTVESLNQALVNKEAKSDDELRRGQEEMTDVRKQLAHLQEEMRAIDLLNQALASAKEAKDDELERVRNELVHVRKQAGHLEEEMNILDSINKALVAKERENSAELQDIRKKMKDLNDEREGLESDNKVLTTMEIRSNNELQVVRKTLIDGLQNFTNGHAHIGVKRMGDLDLKEFAKACKQDLLQEDARVDSSVLCSKWEARIADPNWHPFEVRMNDDGKEKEILLKDNANLRELEEHGEEIYTLVTKALFEINEYNPSGRYPVPELWNYKDGRKATPEEAIKYILKSRKRRR, encoded by the exons ATGCATCCTCCACCTTCTTACTCGCAATCTCTTCCCGTGGCCGAGTCCGGGAGCAAGAACCCCAAACCCCGCGCGACCGCCGACGAGGATGACCCGGACCTGCCCCCACGGGAGGCGCCCCCCGGGATACCTGGATTGCTGCACGAATGGAATCGCGCGGGGGCGGCGGAGCGCCTCCCTGAAATCCGCGCCAACCTTCTCCTCCTGCCCCCGCCCGCGGCCCCGTCCCCGGCCCCGTCCGCCGCGGGTCTCCGCGCACTCGGCCTCCTCAGCTTCGTCCACCTCGACCTCTCCTCGCCCCCTTCCCCCGGCGCCCCGCGCCGCGACCTCGTCGCCGCGCTCATCGCCAATTATCTGTCCATCCGTGAGTGGAGCCACGCACGAGGCGTCGGGTTCGAGGTTTCCCCTGACACCTTCGCCGACGCGCTCGCCCTCCCGGCCCCGCGAAGTACCGCGCCGGTCGATCGGGACCCCCCGGCCGGCGTCGACCCCGCTGCCGTGGCCTCCGCCGCGACGGAGTTCATGAAAGCGTACATCTTGACGCCGTTAGCGGCCACCAACGGCGGGAGGCTGCCCATCTATGTCGAGTCGGCGGCGCAGAGGGTGAAGGATGGGATGGCGCATACTGTCGACTGGACATTTTTACTCTGGCgccttgtagtggaggagatgtTCGAGCTGAGGAAGGGGATGAGAAGCGATTGGGCGTGTTACTACGGCGCATACCTGCAGAGGCTCATCTGGGTGAAGAGGCCGGACCTGTTCTTGCCACCACCGGTGGCGCCACCGGAGCAAGCTGCATTGGCGGCAGGAAACAACCACTGGCCAAAAGCCGACGACAATCAGAAGCTCTGTTCAGAGCTGGAGTCCAAGATGCAGGAGTGTGAAGCGAAATCACAGCGGTTTGAAGCGGAGGTTGAGGCGAAATCAAGGCAACTTGATGCTCTAGCTGCGCAGTATCACCACGAAATGAGGAACCTCGAGCAAGATAAGAAAAGGCAACTTGACGCTCTAGCTGCACGGCATCACTACGACATGAGGAACCTCGAGCAAGATAAGAAAATGTTGCAGGATGAGGTGCACACAGTCAAGCTGCTGAATCAGGCTCTGGTTTGCAAGGAAACAGAGAGCAGGGATGAAGTGCAGCGGGTTCTGAAAGAGCTGACTCATGTGAGCAAGCAGCTAGCAGAGCTGAAGGATGAGACGCACACGGTGGAGTCACTTAACCAGGCTCTGGTTAACAAGGAAGCGAAAAGCGACGATGAACTTCGACGAGGACAGGAGGAGATGACAGATGTGAGAAAGCAACTAGCACATTTACAGGAGGAGATGCGCGCCATTGACTTGCTCAACCAGGCCCTGGCTAGTGCCAAGGAAGCGAAAGACGATGAATTGGAGAGGGTTCGGAACGAGCTAGTCCATGTAAGGAAGCAAGCAGGGCATTTGGAAGAGGAGATGAACATACTGGATTCAATCAACAAGGCTCTAGTTGCCAAGGAAAGGGAAAACAGTGCCGAGTTGCAAGACATCCGGAAAAAGATGAAAGATCTAAATGATGAGCGTGAAGGGCTAGAGTCAGACAACAAAGTCCTGACAACCATGGAAATAAGAAGCAACAACGAGTTGCAAGTCGTCCGGAAAACACTGATAGAT GGCTTGCAGAATTTTACGAATGGACATGCACACATAGGTGTCAAAAGGATGGGCGATCTTGACCTCAAAGAATTTGCAAAAGCTTGCAAGCAGGATTTATTACAAGAGGATGCACGAGTTGATTCCTCTGTTCTTTGTTCGAAATGGGAAGCTCGAATTGCAGATCCAAACTGGCACCCTTTTGAGGTCCGCATGAATGATGATGGTAAAGAGAAG GAAATTCTGCTAAAGGATAATGCTAATCTTCGGGAGTTAGAAGAGCACGGTGAAGAAATATACACTTTGGTGACAAAGGCGCTGTTTGAAATCAACGAGTACAACCCCAGTGGCCGCTATCCTGTACCAGAGCTATGGAACTACAAGGATGGCCGGAAAGCAACACCGGAAGAGGCCATCAAGTATATCCTGAAATCACGCAAGAGGAGGCGGTGA